The Paroedura picta isolate Pp20150507F chromosome 2, Ppicta_v3.0, whole genome shotgun sequence sequence TTTAAATGTCTCAGAGTTAAGCCTAATGTGTGGGAAAGAATCAGCAGATTCTCTTCCAATCTGATCATACAGTTGACATTCAAGTAGTACAGGTTCTGATGTTTCAATAATCTCATCCTGACAAATGCATAATTGATTATAAATAGGTATTTTCTTAATAAGCTTTCCCTAAAGGCAGATAGTAACATATTATAGTGAAGGAGTGTAAATAGTCTCCTGTGTTCAGAGATAGTTAAACTATATAAATTGGGTAGTGGTCTCGGATTGTTAAGTGGAGGCATCGAAAAAGTGCACTGCCTATTTCATTAAAGTCATGTTGACGGTGAATATCcaaaattctttgttttattatcTCCTGTGCTCAAATAAAGCCAAAAGACACTATTAATTATTTTGAAAGACCATATTCGCAAACCTTTTCTTAAGTTTGGATATACATGGTACAACTATGGGCTAATTTTCTTAGCCttgtgttttttgtgtgtgtgtgtgtgtgtgttttgtacaaGACTGTGGGTTATCTTGGTGCAGAATTTAGGATGGGAGTTTTTGAAAGAACGTATTTCTTTTTGACAGCCacattgttgttttatttctgcAGGGAGTCCCCCTGTTGGAAAGATTGTCATGACTGCAGCAGCCAAACACCTGACACCATTGACTATGGAGCTGGGAGGCCAAAACCCCTGCTATGTGGACTGCTGCTGCGATTTCCAGAATGCAGCCAACAGAATAGTATGGGGAAAGTTCTTCAACGCGGGCCAGTCATGCATTGCACCGAACTATGTGATTTGTACTGCTGATACTCAGGACAGGCTGATTCCCTGTTTACGTCAGGCTATTCATTCTTTCTATGGCTGCAATCCTCAGGAATCACCTGACTTTGGCCGCATGATCAATGATAAACATTTCCAGCGTGTTCGTTCACTTCTGGACTGTGGTCGAGTAGTCATTGGTGGGGAGACAGATGAGTGTGACCGTTACATCGGTGAGCAAGTGGGTTCATGCTGAGGAGTACGGGtggcagaaaaagaggaaaacccTCACTTTGTGTACAGAACACTTGTTACAATGAGGTTTTTTTCTGATATGAGTGACGATTTGACAGAGCACAGAGAAAAGGGTTACATTTGGGACGGCTTGTGtatcctcaagaaaccatctctggacccacatgaccccgCAAGTTACTGCCTGGtagcgcacttagcgttcctgggaaaggtggtggaaagggctgtggcagaccagctactagcgttcctggaagatacttcagccctcgatccataccagtctggcttccgtcctggccatggggttgagacggtgttggtctccttgttggatgacctacgtcgccagcttgaccgaggcggctctgctgttccattttttttatatctgtcggccgcgtttgacgtggtcgatcatgagctgctagTGAGCCGTCTCGCCAGtatggggataaggggtacagcctcgcgctggatacactccttcctccaaaaccggacacagaggttagcagtgggagatgaattatcgggcccttaccggctcccttgtggggtcccacagggctcagtgctctcccccacattatttaacatctttatgcctcctctggctcagctggtgtggagttatgggctgggttgccatcagtatgctgatgacactcagctctttctcctcatggatggccacccggactctcccccggaaccattcgccagatgtttggaagccgtagctggatggctcgagcagagtcgcctgaaactcaacccctccaagacacaggtcctgtggttgggctgtaggggagcagaccagggaGCGCACTTACCCTCTCTGGCCGGAATGtaacttaagatcacgtctcaggccagaaatttgggagtgaccattgatgcctcactaacacttgaggcacaggtcaagcaggtagctggccaggcatttttccatctttgccacgCTCAGCTACTTGCGCCCTCTCTGTCCCCCaaatacttggccacagtgataataataataataataataataataataataataataataataataataataatattgagaaGAGCAACCTCAAGGCCAGATATGGCAGCTGAACAGGAGCCTAAGCTGTTGTCCTCTCTTGTCCACAGCTCCCACAGTGCTGGCTGATGTTAAGGAATGGGAACCAGTCATGCAAGAGGAAATCTTTGGGCCTGTCTTGCCTATTCTCACAGTGGCAAACTTGGAAGAAGCCATCCAATATATCAATAGCAGGGATCACCCACTGATTGCCTATGCTTTCTCCTGCAGCTCCAAGGTATGCTTTGGTCTTGTAGCCAGCCCTATCAAAAAGTCTGGAACCagataacaatataaaatatcaTAAAGTTCACctcctttttagaagaagaagaagagttggttcttatatgatgcttttctctacccaaaggaggctcaaagcagcttacagtcaccttccctttcctctccccacaacagacaccctgtgaggtgggtgaggctgggagagccctgatattactgctcggtcagaacagttttatcagtgctgtggcaagcccaaggtcacccagctggctgcatgtgggggagtgcagaatcgaacccggcatgccagattagaagtccgcactcctaaccactattccaaactgactctccagtttcagggtttatttatttatttgtttttgtttgtttgtttatcttatCCTTAATTTCATTTATAGCAGTAGATTGGAATATCCTCGCTGCTCCTGCTCAACAGAAGGCCTATAACCGCCTTGTAGGTTTATTAGGGAGCAACATGATGATCCTATAACTCATTGACTTGGGGGGTAGGATCCAGATCTTAACTGCCATGGCCTCAATCAAAAACCTATCAATTACCGAACTGTGGATTCCTCAATATgaactcagaaaaaaaaaaggaaatcacaaggcaagataatgtGGTAGTTCTCTCTGTGCTGAAgaagctacattggttgccaattgtagtccggatccagttcaaggttctggttttaacctttaagccctgagggaccgcctatcaccctatgtcccccgcagggctttacccTCTGTGGGGGAAAatgtattggtcattcctggccccagggaagtgcgcctggcttcaaccagggccagggcctttttggtcctggctcctacctggtggggtgagctcctgggtgagctgcgggccctgcgagatctttcagtgttctgcagggcctgcaagacggagctcttccgccaggtctacggttgaagCCAGGGCTGGCAAGTTAGACAGATGCCCCTTCTGGGGTCTGAGTAGgatcagacctccttctccatcctACTAGTAGTGGGGATTGGGAGTGGGTTTTCTGACATGTTGTGTTTTTTTAtgacttttaatggggttttaatggggtttgtaTAAgacgttgtaacccgccatgagccagacagggagtggcggggaataaatcaaatgatgatgatgataataataagtaaaagtccaaataaagaatcaaacataaagagtcaaccaaacaGGATCCTGGGTTAAATAACCCGCTTTCTAtctgtcttcatcagtggttgcttttCCAATGTAGTTATGTTGTAATAATAGTCGTAGtatgtatcacattggcaaatgctcatcacagtctgggGATTTCACAAAGTGCCCCCACTTGTTGTTGCCTCAAGTGTAAGGCACAACAAtgcatgttattgttattgtgaaaatCTCTGAGTATCTTATGGGGGCCGTGACTTGGCTCGCCCAGGTcagcttgatcttgtcagctcttggaagctaagcaggttgccCTAGATTAGAACTTAGATGGGAGTctactaaggaagtccagggtcactaagcAGGCACAgggaatgtctcttgtcttgaaaaacctACTGAGTTGCCATAAATtaactgcaacttgacagtactaTCCACTATCATGTTATGTGGGAAAATCTCTTTTCCTCAGCTATTCCATCTGGAGGTATGATTAGTATAAAACGGTGACTCTGACCTACCTAGTTTGACTGTTGTGGCAATTTTGAGCATGATGGCTAGGATCTCCCTACTTAGTTTGAGCATCTCTATGTTCataatctctcccccacccctacttttactttttaaatttttaaggGTTTTGTACTCTGTCCAACACTGAGGCCCATGAAAATACTATTCTTCCAGGAAAAGATCCTTCTGTCTGAAAATGATCTTAGAaatttttgaaaattattttctAAAACAAGGCTTTCATATATGCTAAAGCCATACTATAGTAATAATTGCTTATTAGGCTTAGATTTTAGTTGGCTTATATGGTCTTtgacattattatttttaaactcaTGATGGTTTTTAAATTACCTTAGCACAGTTGGAAAGACAGCATTGTTGCATGAACTGCCACTGAGAGTGTGTTACTTCGTCATCATCTTATAtatagcttcaaagcccattcctaagaacaggccttgaaagggtcccctcccctggcccctggccaggcagcttaaggtgtctttgggccgcagctcacagccagatcaagtggggcaggcggggactgggcagctcgttagcagggtcAGGACACAGCTCCttaacaggcagtcagcaggccctgcttagcaggccaagaggcccacgTTAGCAAGCcccccaccatgaccctttgctcagggccctatccccttatctgctgctggctccaggcactgaggcatctgagagcaaagaggctagagtccagggatgaagggcaggagctgcaggggcagggccaatcaggacaaagctggctgcaccctgattggccctattctaacttggacatccctattctaacttggactaactcccaccccctaggctgtttcacaaatatatagaggaacaacaatggatgatATATTTACCTGCATTGAAATCTCAGCTTAGTATATTACCTGTTGGTTGTTAGGAAATCTTGGCTGTCCAGTCTATAAAATCCAACTGAGAAGTTGACGTGTTAGGTGCAAATGTGATAATATCTGCCATTATCTAGCTATTTCCCTAACCAATTCTGTTCCTTTTTGCCTAGACTTTTTCAACTAGGCTTTCTTAACCTGGATTTTCTTGAGAGagctggaagggtttctccaatgggtgggagctaaataatttttaatatttttaaaaaatgtgttaaacatttatcagttaatatgatcatatacggtcatgttgtgACCTACCagctcctctcaaaatggccaatgatgggcctagagggggtgggaaggggagggtccatgggttggtgtgtacacagctatgcttcccaaccattttctgcactattgcaccacttctggggtttctcgaagcctgaagaatatttcaggggtttcttaatggtaaaaaggttgacaaaggctgctttTAGTCAGATGTGACTTCAGGGGGCTAAAACATGCTGAGGAGTGATTTATCTCAGGAGCAGATTATGGTAGAAGGAGGGTTTAAGCATTCCCTATAGCACTGTTTTCCTGAGGTGCAATGGTTGTGGGGAATCAAGAACAGGGCTCctgattgttttcttttccccctttccttaggTTGTGGACCGGGTATTGAGCTGCACCTGCAGTGGTATATTTTCTGGGAATGATGTCCTGATGCATATGTCACTGGTCACTCTACCATTTGGGGGAATTGGTAtgactttctcctttctctcctaCACTGTTTCTGTCTTTATCTTCTGCTTTCATCCTACATGATCATGCATCTTGCTCTATCCATAAAAtgaggacagacagacagaatatctttattggcataatttaatatttgaaatattgaCAAATTCAGCCCAATATTATGAATAATCCCAGGACATGTCTGTATAAGTATCCTTTTTCAAACTAGGATTCCATTGTTTAGATGCTACCACCAAGAAGGTTGCCACATTTTCTGTAACTTTGGAGTCCTGATCAGCTAGGAATATATAGATCAATTTTTGATTGTTTGGACAAGGTGTTGGAACTATAGTTTCTATAACATATTCTTGCAAATTACTGTAAAGGGGGAAATCCAAAACTATGTATGATGATGCTCCATGGTATTCCCGCCATTCTTCTTGAAAGCATGTAAAACTATAGTGACAGCATTACTTTTTGAAATTAGGAGGGGCAAAACTATTATCTTGAGAGGTTCCTGAACTACTGTTGGCACTTTTACAGGCCTCATACTACAAGGAACAACAGGAATTAATTCCATGTAATTAGCTAAATAATAAAGCCAAGTGTTTCATGTAACTGGCAGATTAGTTAATTACTTGGGATGTTTACTGGTGAAAATCCTTAAACAGGCAGGCAAGTCTGCTGCCTCCTCCTAGAAATATTCAATCTTAATTCCTTTCTTAAGCAAGTGGCAGTAAAGAGCAATATGCCTTGCCACTCTtaggctgattccgcatgggcagtcatatggaagtggggaaaATCCCggcttccacatgacacagcATCTGGGCAGGCCTTCTCCCAGGTCTCCTGTGGATTGGGCCCTCAGcagccccaggctaagggaatgtggattcttctgcattcccttagctgtTGTGGGGTCCAGCATGTGGAAAGTTCCTCCTTGCCCTATGGTGGCCCaaagggggcaaagaatgcccagGTCTGCCGTGATGCAGGGTAGCATtcagttttattttgcaggaaggtgggattgcatggaatgcaatcccaaCCTCCTGGAAaataacacccctcccccagcgCCCTACTCCACATGGAAGAACTATTccaccactgctttgtttcccatgggggcacatttcagcaggacaccagGTGTCCTGCTGAACTGTGTCCCACATGAGGACACATTTCTGTGCTGGAGTGGATCTGGTACTGATATGTGTCCCTCATGGGGACACAGTGAACTATGGAGCTTTATGCTTTGCAGCACTGCACTGGTGGCAATCCAGTGTAGCTGCTGACATGTAGAATGGGCCTTAGTGTACAAATAAGCTTTTTCAATGTTTCTAGACCTTGATGTCAATTCAAGCATCATAGTACTACGCCCAAGTATATTCTTTACTTATGGCTGCTATACCTTCTTATAGACTTATAGGTGAAGTGTTCTTGATTCCTGGCAAGGTCTAGTTGACTTTTATGTTAGTAGCCTATATGGGAACACTTGCAATCTTGTGTACATGCAGAAGAATGGATAGGGGTCCAGCTTTTGAATTGGATTTGATCTGCATCCTTTCTTTGTGACTCTCTTGCAGGATGCAGTGGGTTTGGCAAGTATCATGGCAAGTTCAGCTTTGACACTTTCACTCACCAACGAGGGTGCCTCACTCGCTGCATGGGCCTGGAAGCACTCAACTCTGTACGCTACCCACCCTACACTGAAAGGAAGCTGCAAATCCTGAAGTTTGGCACAGACATCAGACGCTGGAACCCTTGCACCCTCCTGTGAACTCCCTAAACAGGAGCGGCTTAGAGCTACCACAGGCTGCAAGAGAGAATGGGGGTCTCTGTCTCCTTTGCTGTTTGTAGAATCCatcaagaagaaaatgaaactgaTGATGGCAGAATACTTTATTAAAGTCAAGACAAGTTCCTAagttttttccttgtttttgtttcttcctcagtgactcttATATTCAAATAAAGTGATCTCTCTGTATTGAACTTTCTTGTCTAATAATGTCAATTCAAACCATAGGTTTTTTTTAACTCTCAAATGACATGAGGGATCCTGTGTTCACAGCCTATACAGTCACTGAGGAAGAGACAAAAATAAGGAAATGACCCAGGAATTTGTTTTGATAATAAAGTATTCTGCCATCGTCAGTTTTATCAACGTCTGGATTGTATCTGACTAATAggtaattctatgattcagttccACATTTGTAGAATCTACTCATGCATCCTAAAAAGCCTAATGCAGAGGCCCTGCCTTCAGCAGAAACCCTGCCCCCTGTCTTGGCTTCCTGTCAGTTATCTTACCTCTAACCTTTCACCCATAATTTCAGTCTTGTAGGTCTTGTATAGAAACTTTCAATGTGGTACTAAGTAGGACTTATCTGTGTTGCTCTTGTCTTTTTTTGTCAGTTGTTGGGAAGGGTAAGAAAAGGCAAATGACTAGTAAAGGTGGTTTGATAGGACTGCATGAAATGCCCTCCATTCCTACACTGAATTTTCTTCACTTAGGACAATCCAGTACCATTAAAGCATTGTTTAAGATGTCAGTGTCATTTCCCTTTGAATTATGTTATGAAAAACAGTTCTGCATATGGTTTAGTTTCCCGTCCATTCCCAAGAGGACGGTTtcatctgtttttatttatttatttatttattattaatcattattattattattatatttattacccgcctcccccaggaggctcgaggcgggttacaattcAATATAAAAACCCAATATATCCAAATAAGACCAATAAAACtaatacaaataatttaaaaaatcctataaatcaagtcccccttcaaggatcgctgccttgttgtggcaagggggcttgcgtagttcagtgaagctatgagctataccgtgcagggccacccaagacggacaggtcatagctgagagctctgacaaaaggtgatccactggagaaggaaatggcaaaccactccaatatctttgccatgaaaactttatggacagttccaaaaggcacaatgatatgacgccggaagataagcccctcaggtcggaaggtgtccaatatgctactggggatgagcagacggctagtatgagtagcgccagaatgaatgaagcgactgggccaaagccgaaaggacgctcagttgtggaagtaactggtggcgaaaagacagtccgatgctgtaaagatttttattccataggaacctggaacgtcagatccatgaatcaaggcaagctggacgtggttaaacaagaaatgacaagactgaacatcgacattttaggaatcagtgaactaaaatggacaggaatgggtgaatttaattcagatgaccatcaggtatactactgtggacaagaatcttgcagaagaaatggagtagccttcataatcaataagagagtaggaaaaacagtcttgggatacaatccccaaaatgacagaatgatatcagttcaaatccaaggcaaaccattcaacatcacagtaatccaggtctatgccccaaccactgctgctgaagaggatgaagttgatcagttctatgaagccctacaacaccttatagaagcaacaccaaaaaatgatgtgcttatcatcatgggggattggaatgctaaagtaggaagccaaaagataaccgggataacaggcaagtttggccttggagtacaaaatgaagcaggccacaggctggtagaattttgtcaagagaatacaatggtcatagcaaacactctttcccaacaacccaagagacgactccacacatggacatcaccagatggtcaatacagaaatcagattgactatgtgctctgcagccaaagatggagaagttctatacagtcagtataaacaagaccaggagctgattgtggttcagatcatcagcttcttgttgcaaaatttaggcttaaattgaagaaagtagagaaaagcactaggccactcaggtatgaactaaatcatatctccgacgaatatacagtagaggtgacaaatagatttaaggaattagatctgatagagtgcctgaagaactatggatggaggttcacaacattgtacaagaggtagcaactaaaaccatcccaaagaaaaagaaatgcaagaaatcaaaatggctgtctgaggaagctttacaaatagctaaggagagaagggaagtgaaaggcaagggagaaagagaaagatacacccaattgaatgcagaattccagagaaaagctagaagagataagaatgccttcttaaatgaaaagtgcaaacaaatggaagaaaacaatagaatggggaggaccagagatcttttcaagaaaattggagatatgaagagaacatttcatggaaaggtgggtatgataagggaccaaaatggtagggacctcacagaagcagaagagattaaacaaaggtggcaaaattatgcagAAGATCTATACAAGCGGGAGCTTAACAtcactgatgaccacaatggggtagttactgacctggagccagacatcctggaatgtgaagtcaaatgggccttaggaagtctgagcaacaataaagctagtggtggtgacagcattccagttggactattcaaaatcttaaaggacgatgcagtaaaagtgctacactcaatatgccagcaaatttggaaactcaacaatggccacaggattggaaaaggtcagtttacattccaatcccaaagaagggcaatgccaaagaatgttcaaactaccgcaccattgcactcatttctcatgctagcaaagttatgctcaagatcctacaagctaggatccagcaatatgcggaccgagaacttccagaagtacaggcaggatttcgaagaggaagaggaactagagatcaaattgccaacatacgctggatcatggagaaagctagggggttccagaagaacatctacttttgcttcattgcctttgattgtgtggagcacaacaaattgtggcaagttcttaaagaaatgggaataccagagcatcctatttgtctcttgagaaatttatatgcaggtcaagaagcaacagtgagaactgaacatggaatcactgattggttcaaaattgaaaggagttcggcaaggctgtatactgtcgccttgcctatttaacttatatgcggagcacatcatgagaaaggcgggattagaggagtcacaaattgggatcaaaattgcagggagaaatatcaacaaccttagatatgcagatgaaatcactctaatggcagaaagtgaagaggaattaaagagcctgttgatgcgggtgaaggaggagagtgcaaaagttgtcttgaaactcaacatcaagaaaacaaagatcatggcatccggccctctcaattcctggcaaatagatggagaagaaatggagatagtgacagattttattttcctgggctccaagatcactgcagatggggactgcagcaaagaaattaaaacacgcttgctcctgaggaggaaagctatggcaaatctagacagcatcctaaaaagcagagacatcaccctgccaacaaaagtgcgtttagtcaaggctatggtcttcccagttgcaatttatggctgcgaaagttggaccataaggaaggccgagcgtcaaagaattgaggcttttgaactctggtgctggagaagactcttgcgagtcccttggactgcaaggcgaacaaaccggtcagtcctagaggagatcagccctgactgctctttagaaggccagatcctgaagatgaaactcaaatactttggtcacctcatgagaaggaaggactccctggagaagagcctaatgctgggagcgatcgagggcaaaagaagaaggggacgacagagaatgaggtggctggatggagtcactgaagcagtaggtgcaaacttaaatggactctggggaatggtagaggacaggaaggcctggaggatcattgtccatggggtcgtgatgggtcggacacgacttctcacctaacaacaacaacaaataaatcaaGAAATTGAGGAAAAAACTCCACCTGAGTCTAAAACCTTGGTCATCACATCTAAAGGGGGGAAGTGGAGAGGGGGCTGGTAGAACTCACAATCACCATTCTGTGAGGGGCGGCCCCTGATCTTATTTGCCGCCTGGCTTgccgcctggcggaagagctccattttgcaggccttacaGAACATGAAGAGcacccacagggcccgcagcttctctcgagctcattccaccaggttggagccaggaccgaaaaggccctggtcgaggccaggtgagcctccctggggccagggatgactaATAGATTAGAActtgcagagcgtaaggccctgtgggggacatagggtAACAGGTGGTcactcatatatgctgggcccagaccgtgtatggtcttaaaggtcaaaaacagaactttgaacctgatctggaaggcaactggtaaccagtgcagctgcctcagcacaggctggctaGCTACTCTCTTCACCTGTGCCTTGAGTGTCaatgaggcatcaatgatcacccccaaattcctggcctgggacgtgatcttgggttgcatcccagccagggagggtaagcatgcttcctgttcTTCCCCCCTTACGACCCAACCACAAGAtttccgtcttggaggggctgagtttcaggtgactctgctcgagccatttaATGAAGTAgtcacctacagcaggggtagtcaacctgtggtcttccagatgttcatggacttcaattcccatgagcccctgccagcaaacgctgtcaggggctcatgggaattgtagtccatgaacatctggaagaccacaggttgacgacttCTGACCTACAGTACTGTAACCATATTGATACAGTAAAAGCAGAAGGATGAATACTGATAGGTCTCTAAGGAGTGGTAACAGAATGTTTGGATGAAACTGTAAAGGCTGGGTGCTTAAGGCAGTTTAAGTCCAAACAGATCTGCAAGTAGAATCAATTCAAAGAGTCTGTCTGTTACTCAGAAATCTTTAGTGAAGCTATGCTGATTTCATAGACATAACTTTTTTGGTAGGCCACAATTTTTCCACTATCATCCTCTGCACATTAATGATACCCAGAATTCAAATTATTTTCTCCCTCTCAACAGCTGCAGGATGAACATAAGAAATAAAGTGTCATTCCCCAGCAATGCAACACCCAGGGACAATGAAAACAGAAAAGTCCATACACTGTTTTATTTGGGTTCACAGGGAACTAATACAGGCTTTCAGCTATAACAGAACATTGCTAAAGACAAGGCTTAATAGCAAAGCCAGGATACATATAGCCTTAACctcatgccacccccccccttcatttggtATTTTGCATGCCAAAATGCATCCCCAGGGAAAAGGCCTTTTATCTTCAAAGCAGAAGCAAAGTGAAAGCAGTTCATAAATTTGATACCAGGGTGTCACAGAGCAAGAAGGCCATTCACCTTTTCAGATACTACACAGGCTCAGGCCTACAGATATAATATAACATAAACAGTACTACCAGGAGATCAGAGAACCCAAGAAGCAAAGGGGGGAGTGGCTGAAGGCAGAGGGACATATGGAAAATACCAGAA is a genomic window containing:
- the LOC143828687 gene encoding aldehyde dehydrogenase family 3 member B1-like gives rise to the protein MEYRRTQLEALGRFLEENRCEILQAVNADMRRPAYEGDLSEFSLVMNEVNNALNNLCRWMQDESVSKNLATIFDSAFIRKDPYGVVLIISPFNFPFHTTLIPLVGAIAAGNCAIVKPSELSRCSEKLMAEVLPNYLDPDTFAVVTGGHEPTARLLENKFDYIFFTGSPPVGKIVMTAAAKHLTPLTMELGGQNPCYVDCCCDFQNAANRIVWGKFFNAGQSCIAPNYVICTADTQDRLIPCLRQAIHSFYGCNPQESPDFGRMINDKHFQRVRSLLDCGRVVIGGETDECDRYIAPTVLADVKEWEPVMQEEIFGPVLPILTVANLEEAIQYINSRDHPLIAYAFSCSSKVVDRVLSCTCSGIFSGNDVLMHMSLVTLPFGGIGCSGFGKYHGKFSFDTFTHQRGCLTRCMGLEALNSVRYPPYTERKLQILKFGTDIRRWNPCTLL